One part of the Natrinema caseinilyticum genome encodes these proteins:
- a CDS encoding Ig-like domain-containing protein has product MKTRLVVAGVVFLLVSSAVIGAAAGDLLIPSPEPGVEKDYDDTFRVLASNDPDPGRGSSVVQVYEYGENGTITEVNRTVVTQPVQLWDSNIQSRDALLIANESDMYQSGLHGFVQVPYRDQWTTLRDWWDGEFRILPIYTGDPSRATSNDGQYTVEVRHPNGWWNPVYNADVERVDGNLTVTNPDEALVLSSYYSTVIERKIQIIESLLQHSEMAPSESAARSTSVVPTENGIEVFPTTDGANVNLQWQPGSHALVRDAYVGNIDVIPGVWHDGRYVTPSWQLTTYVPWDYRIEEPADYSESGTCTITHHHKQGNTTVTHNHTYPLTRWANYRLIDSNASIVNVTAGNISLDRTRPGMWTTMNYTTSRPRRLPPGNYDLTATLRIEVEMETHYGVSSAQCSEWNNRRTVNRTVELQYSVPIETVNSDDLSIDVQVYDRPGRDIVAVNWSGEQGLAAGAAAWEDVEIQIGEKTMYVTAPWRFYSVSRNTHVEERTQSGTTQVEASHSYNGAYPAMLRYRMSPGNVSVLAEQTADQRIWWETTYVAQNRSVPAASLPSTIVAPENTKPTYLYDQYAGILKSLDRTMGETVSAQAGDVWGLPVDTSVSVVRYQESRLTVTMNHSAGTAEVFLSDSAGNPIPNRLVSLDGASVQNVTTDANGRATVPLSGTLVRAHFAGDNWRDSRSQYYLETHSYGVSPTSFLSGATDLFGYLNAAISNTIIFIEWLVLGIFALFWIRFMREKPA; this is encoded by the coding sequence GTGAAGACACGGCTCGTCGTCGCCGGCGTCGTCTTCCTACTCGTCTCCAGCGCAGTCATCGGCGCAGCGGCAGGCGATCTACTCATCCCCAGTCCAGAACCCGGCGTCGAGAAAGATTACGACGACACCTTCCGGGTGCTGGCGAGTAACGACCCCGACCCAGGCCGGGGGTCCAGTGTCGTCCAGGTCTACGAGTACGGCGAGAACGGAACGATCACCGAAGTGAACCGGACCGTGGTTACCCAGCCGGTCCAGCTCTGGGACTCGAACATCCAATCACGCGACGCACTGCTCATCGCGAACGAGTCCGATATGTACCAATCCGGCCTCCACGGATTCGTCCAGGTACCGTACCGTGACCAGTGGACAACCCTCCGAGATTGGTGGGACGGCGAGTTCCGAATTCTCCCGATCTATACCGGCGACCCGAGTCGAGCCACGAGCAACGACGGCCAGTACACTGTCGAAGTCAGGCATCCGAACGGCTGGTGGAATCCGGTGTACAACGCAGACGTCGAGCGCGTCGACGGGAACCTCACCGTCACGAATCCAGACGAGGCGCTCGTCCTCTCCTCGTACTACAGCACCGTTATCGAGCGGAAGATCCAGATCATCGAATCACTCCTCCAGCACTCCGAGATGGCCCCCAGTGAGTCCGCTGCCCGAAGTACGTCCGTCGTGCCCACCGAGAACGGTATCGAAGTATTCCCGACCACCGATGGCGCGAACGTCAACCTCCAGTGGCAGCCCGGCTCTCATGCGCTCGTCCGCGATGCGTACGTCGGGAACATCGACGTTATCCCTGGTGTCTGGCACGACGGCCGGTACGTCACCCCGAGTTGGCAGCTCACCACCTACGTCCCGTGGGATTACCGCATCGAAGAGCCAGCCGATTACAGCGAGAGCGGAACCTGCACGATCACCCACCACCACAAGCAGGGCAACACGACGGTCACCCACAATCACACCTATCCCCTGACGCGCTGGGCCAACTACCGGCTCATCGATTCGAACGCGTCGATCGTGAACGTCACAGCGGGGAACATCAGCCTCGACCGAACGCGACCGGGGATGTGGACGACGATGAACTACACGACGTCTCGACCTCGTCGGCTCCCACCGGGGAACTACGACCTCACTGCGACACTTCGAATAGAGGTCGAGATGGAGACTCACTACGGCGTCTCTAGCGCACAGTGTTCCGAGTGGAACAACCGACGAACGGTCAACCGGACGGTCGAACTCCAGTACTCGGTTCCCATCGAGACGGTCAACAGCGACGACCTCTCCATCGACGTTCAGGTGTACGACCGACCGGGTCGAGACATCGTCGCCGTCAATTGGAGCGGCGAGCAGGGACTCGCAGCTGGCGCAGCTGCATGGGAAGACGTGGAAATCCAGATCGGCGAAAAGACGATGTACGTCACGGCGCCGTGGCGATTCTACTCTGTCTCTCGGAATACGCACGTCGAAGAGCGAACCCAGAGCGGGACAACCCAAGTTGAAGCCTCCCATTCGTACAACGGGGCCTATCCAGCGATGCTCCGATATCGGATGAGTCCCGGGAACGTGAGTGTCCTCGCGGAACAAACCGCAGACCAGCGTATCTGGTGGGAGACGACGTACGTCGCTCAGAACCGATCAGTTCCAGCGGCGTCGCTGCCGAGTACCATCGTCGCCCCGGAGAACACGAAGCCGACCTACCTCTACGACCAGTACGCGGGCATCCTGAAAAGTCTGGATCGAACGATGGGCGAGACCGTGAGTGCGCAGGCAGGCGATGTCTGGGGGCTTCCGGTCGATACCTCTGTGAGCGTCGTCCGGTATCAGGAGTCACGACTCACGGTGACGATGAACCACAGCGCTGGGACAGCCGAGGTGTTCCTCTCTGATTCTGCCGGAAATCCGATCCCGAATCGACTGGTCAGTCTCGATGGGGCCAGCGTACAAAACGTGACGACAGATGCGAACGGTCGAGCGACAGTTCCTCTCTCGGGGACGCTCGTCCGTGCCCACTTTGCCGGCGATAATTGGCGCGATTCTCGGTCCCAGTACTACCTGGAGACCCACTCCTATGGCGTCTCGCCCACCTCGTTCCTTTCGGGAGCTACCGACCTCTTCGGCTACCTCAACGCCGCAATCTCGAATACAATCATCTTCATCGAATGGCTCGTGCTCGGAATCTTCGCGCTGTTCTGGATTCGATTCATGCGCGAGAAGCCCGCGTGA
- a CDS encoding metal-dependent hydrolase, whose protein sequence is MYKDGHRGVALLLMVPLTGLFGIVGFGMTILAVAVCRLPDLDHDYSWLPHRGLTHTIWFAVGAGAVTTAGLYIGLIGLPIEIPAWPLALLAGTTVFLGIVSHLIADALTVGRGDHAIRPFQPLSPEQLKFGLVRSNSRIWNVALLVGGIGAQLLALGMCYRPF, encoded by the coding sequence ATGTACAAGGACGGACACCGAGGCGTTGCATTACTGCTGATGGTTCCACTAACAGGTCTGTTCGGGATTGTCGGATTTGGGATGACGATTCTCGCGGTGGCAGTCTGTCGGCTCCCCGATCTCGACCACGATTACAGTTGGCTCCCGCACAGAGGACTCACGCACACGATTTGGTTCGCAGTGGGTGCTGGAGCAGTAACGACAGCTGGACTCTATATCGGCCTCATCGGACTCCCTATTGAAATTCCAGCTTGGCCGCTCGCTCTACTCGCAGGAACGACCGTCTTCCTGGGTATCGTCTCGCACCTGATCGCAGATGCCCTTACAGTCGGTCGGGGAGATCACGCAATTCGCCCGTTCCAACCGCTGTCCCCCGAACAACTCAAATTCGGTCTCGTTCGTTCGAACTCCCGTATCTGGAATGTAGCGTTACTAGTCGGAGGAATCGGAGCACAGTTACTCGCACTGGGGATGTGTTACCGACCCTTCTGA
- a CDS encoding VirB4 family type IV secretion system protein — protein sequence MINRITQAFSNDSPEDGDERLPIDGLSGDETQHALDYLNLLGKETTTENIEWAAYQLQADDVDLATPMETMKERGELDKRLIAPRVVQDYPEFQIRDDRISQILTVTSFPRKVGLGWLVPLTLADVDLRLSLHVRPRAAKDVRRQLQKRYTQAVTSVAVKQKRGRTDTYQDELERQDLERLLQNTIRGTTKLYDVSIYLELVADTQDELDEMLDRVEAILAEQDVDLSPVKHQQLDAMGSVAPLATDTINNTHPIQLEALGTFFNLVEPSIYDPEGVLFGFDDTKRPVILDRYALSGHSMAISGKTGSGKSYFRKMEIYRRLLGDPNVQCILFDPAGDDYPRFAQSLGGEVIRFGGNYTVNPLDISPPAEAEYEGGEDTYALTIRSVIEMLNTHLEQRDGMSAGEEGILIQAAHYAYLSKGIILGEFDTYGNESPVIDDLIRGVNVIATGGIEVATEAGVIDDEEVEHFRALGVFGDELDDESGSSAAAKGVPFSDTIVTPTEHHVALATSLQPKFESFKPGGINHNLNGQTNLDLSSRLVVMDMSSFADTGEMPLILHAMLSWAYLEAKRSPYKVDVTFDEAHYLLGRPAARDLINLYIRHARHYEAGLTLMSQTAHEFVRTPERREVYENCDVKCLFYAESVSEETAEYYGLSADEIRFIQTAARGQDSDYSECLLATSVHGRRRLEIRSGPFEHTVLDDALDPWDWLAGVEGVDLVEGEGHARNVELHEDLDMTDLPHVMNRDMDLQMAMEADFDDGLSVEIDEPAIDASDVDPDGPAGASENGNTPEEA from the coding sequence ATGATCAATCGAATCACGCAAGCGTTCAGTAACGACTCACCGGAAGACGGTGACGAACGACTCCCGATAGATGGGCTGTCGGGTGACGAAACACAGCACGCTCTCGACTACCTGAATCTCCTCGGTAAGGAGACGACGACTGAGAACATCGAGTGGGCGGCATACCAACTCCAGGCCGACGACGTCGACCTCGCGACGCCGATGGAGACAATGAAAGAGCGCGGGGAACTCGATAAGCGACTCATCGCACCGCGAGTCGTGCAGGACTATCCGGAGTTCCAAATCCGCGACGACCGAATCTCACAGATTCTGACAGTCACCTCGTTCCCCCGAAAGGTGGGACTGGGCTGGCTCGTCCCACTCACGCTCGCAGATGTCGATCTCCGACTCTCGTTGCACGTTCGACCACGAGCCGCGAAGGACGTTCGTCGACAACTCCAGAAACGCTACACACAGGCAGTCACGTCGGTCGCGGTGAAGCAGAAACGCGGTCGGACGGACACATATCAGGACGAACTCGAACGACAAGATCTGGAACGACTTCTCCAGAATACCATTCGAGGAACGACTAAGCTCTACGACGTCTCGATCTATCTCGAACTCGTCGCGGACACCCAGGACGAGCTGGACGAGATGCTCGACCGTGTCGAAGCCATCCTCGCCGAGCAAGACGTCGACCTCAGTCCGGTCAAGCACCAACAGCTGGACGCGATGGGCTCCGTCGCGCCGCTCGCGACCGACACGATCAACAACACCCATCCGATCCAGCTCGAAGCGCTGGGGACGTTCTTCAACCTGGTCGAGCCGTCCATCTACGACCCGGAGGGCGTCCTGTTTGGGTTCGACGATACGAAGCGCCCGGTCATCCTCGACCGCTACGCGCTATCAGGACACTCGATGGCGATCTCCGGGAAGACCGGGTCGGGCAAGAGCTACTTCCGGAAGATGGAGATCTACCGTCGCTTGCTCGGCGACCCAAACGTTCAGTGTATCCTGTTCGACCCGGCCGGCGACGACTATCCACGCTTCGCTCAGTCGCTGGGCGGCGAGGTAATCCGTTTTGGTGGGAACTACACGGTGAATCCGCTGGACATCTCGCCACCTGCTGAGGCGGAGTACGAGGGCGGTGAGGACACGTACGCGCTCACGATTCGGTCTGTCATCGAGATGCTGAACACGCACCTCGAACAGCGTGACGGGATGTCTGCTGGCGAGGAGGGCATCCTGATTCAGGCAGCCCACTACGCGTATCTCTCGAAGGGGATCATCCTCGGAGAGTTCGATACGTACGGCAATGAATCGCCAGTCATCGACGACCTGATTCGGGGCGTGAACGTCATCGCGACCGGCGGTATCGAAGTCGCAACCGAAGCCGGCGTCATCGACGATGAAGAGGTGGAACACTTCCGAGCGCTCGGTGTGTTCGGTGACGAACTTGATGATGAATCCGGGAGCAGTGCGGCTGCAAAGGGTGTCCCGTTCTCGGACACGATTGTCACCCCGACCGAGCATCACGTCGCACTTGCGACCTCGCTCCAACCGAAGTTCGAGTCGTTCAAGCCCGGCGGTATCAACCACAATCTGAACGGTCAGACGAACCTCGACCTCTCCTCTCGACTGGTCGTGATGGACATGAGTTCGTTCGCAGACACGGGCGAGATGCCGCTCATCCTCCACGCGATGCTCTCATGGGCGTACCTCGAGGCCAAGCGCTCGCCGTACAAGGTGGACGTGACCTTCGACGAGGCACACTACCTCCTGGGCCGGCCAGCCGCACGCGACCTGATCAACCTCTACATCCGGCACGCCCGCCACTACGAGGCGGGCCTGACGCTGATGAGCCAGACAGCCCACGAGTTCGTTCGGACGCCTGAGCGCCGTGAGGTGTACGAGAACTGTGACGTGAAGTGCCTGTTCTACGCCGAATCCGTCTCCGAGGAGACCGCCGAGTACTACGGGCTGTCCGCCGACGAAATCCGATTCATCCAGACGGCGGCGCGTGGACAGGACTCGGACTACTCGGAGTGTCTGCTCGCGACGAGTGTCCACGGTCGACGCCGTCTCGAAATTCGAAGCGGCCCGTTCGAACACACGGTCCTTGACGACGCGCTAGACCCGTGGGACTGGCTCGCCGGCGTCGAAGGTGTCGATCTCGTCGAGGGTGAGGGTCATGCTCGAAACGTCGAACTCCACGAGGACCTCGACATGACCGACCTGCCCCACGTGATGAATCGAGACATGGACCTCCAGATGGCGATGGAGGCTGATTTCGACGACGGTCTCTCTGTCGAGATCGACGAACCAGCGATAGACGCCAGCGATGTAGATCCGGATGGGCCAGCCGGGGCAAGCGAGAACGGGAACACCCCGGAGGAGGCATGA
- a CDS encoding McrB family protein, with product MPSFLKIQGFVFDTQALKDAYLAVPPAARSSNKGYDEAALEALIRYFADWWPAREESLMAQPEETLESLSGDEKRELYNEFTKRLARNLEEQYSRDIDQEKFEGFLHRITQQPVPKPLGTFFLRWLWRFSKQLHEYDQTLFSGTEQLERSGDSDIDNPDEVGLIPAIHRLPGEYLETKHAQYEGDIKVNQIRFSALERIRQQGLLSEEDLQTFVDEENTKYDTDIMRAFDSFSVLGQLYFDYFRPRVSAYLDDITSALIEEVGIDESTAHVVDFLAPRNILSDDAWFAIYPESRGSKGNAYQLFMGIQWDGVRYGLYVGDELCEDGWQDRVDIETITETDALTLDLLIDKFDEVLPEYYRLNEIQSVDPPERPPEDVVETVTRQLESAKQVVFYGPPGTGKTFEAKRFAEWWVFDQSDGKPRDEQVASVTFHPSFSYEDFIEGLTAEATEDGDVQYQIEDGVLKRVAERAQQAYDQAQESSSASGEFSESGKAPPYVLIIDEINRGNLAQVFGEVITLLEADKRGSFEVSLAHSGKQFSLPPNLYVIGTMNTADQSIALVDTALRRRFRFVDFPPDLDVIWQEYNMEANTPTAAVMQPGAAGSRREQLLGASVEAISELNKRILHAPELGKGKQLGHTYLLGHDSAIDVVDAWRYDILPQLEEYYFGQFDRLQNDLLTETGERLIDWETEQIRSFDGESLYIALCQIARITDPTPLIDASEVVVSDGDGTSVEGQDSWAAGEKTQEAFRERIRSNLDSEAAERVERLLDVGEDLGWVDTGRGDQFPTAQLKTDDIDPGVGVIQLNQDGEIDFRWDWLSGREENSLTPEFIDDAASVFDEIDGYAHTWSPVEDEFESPTLDVATLTDEEMDALVEGLQSFAQQAANQDE from the coding sequence ATGCCGAGCTTTCTCAAAATTCAGGGGTTCGTGTTCGATACGCAGGCACTGAAGGATGCGTATCTAGCGGTTCCACCTGCGGCGCGATCGTCCAACAAGGGGTACGATGAGGCAGCGCTCGAAGCGCTGATCCGGTATTTTGCTGACTGGTGGCCTGCCCGTGAAGAGTCATTAATGGCACAACCAGAAGAGACGTTGGAGTCCTTGTCCGGCGATGAAAAGAGAGAGCTCTACAACGAATTTACCAAGCGGTTAGCCAGGAATCTCGAAGAGCAGTACAGCAGAGATATTGATCAAGAGAAATTTGAAGGGTTTCTCCACCGAATCACACAACAACCTGTACCGAAGCCACTTGGAACGTTCTTCTTACGCTGGTTGTGGCGGTTTTCGAAGCAGTTGCATGAGTACGACCAGACGCTGTTTTCTGGTACAGAGCAGCTCGAAAGGTCTGGTGATTCAGATATCGACAATCCTGACGAGGTCGGACTAATACCAGCAATCCATCGCCTTCCTGGAGAATACCTGGAGACGAAGCACGCTCAGTACGAGGGTGATATCAAAGTCAATCAGATCCGGTTCAGCGCACTGGAAAGGATCCGGCAACAGGGTTTGTTGTCAGAAGAAGATCTGCAGACGTTCGTGGATGAAGAGAATACAAAGTATGACACTGACATCATGCGGGCGTTCGATTCATTCAGCGTTCTCGGTCAACTGTACTTCGACTATTTCCGCCCGCGTGTCAGTGCATATTTAGACGATATTACGAGCGCTCTGATTGAGGAGGTGGGAATTGACGAAAGTACGGCTCACGTCGTCGATTTCCTCGCCCCTCGAAATATCCTTAGTGACGACGCTTGGTTTGCGATCTATCCCGAAAGCCGTGGGAGCAAGGGCAACGCGTACCAGTTGTTCATGGGGATTCAGTGGGACGGTGTGCGGTACGGGTTGTACGTTGGAGACGAACTATGTGAAGATGGATGGCAAGACCGAGTCGACATCGAGACCATCACCGAAACCGACGCGCTGACTCTGGATCTCTTGATCGACAAATTCGATGAAGTGCTGCCGGAGTACTATCGGTTGAATGAGATTCAGAGTGTTGACCCACCAGAGCGGCCGCCAGAAGACGTGGTTGAGACGGTGACGCGACAGTTGGAGTCTGCAAAGCAGGTCGTGTTCTATGGACCACCGGGAACGGGTAAGACGTTCGAGGCGAAGCGTTTTGCCGAGTGGTGGGTTTTCGACCAGAGCGACGGGAAGCCGCGCGATGAACAGGTTGCGTCCGTAACGTTCCATCCCTCGTTTTCATATGAAGACTTCATTGAGGGACTGACTGCTGAGGCTACAGAAGATGGCGACGTCCAGTACCAGATCGAAGACGGGGTGTTGAAGCGTGTCGCGGAACGGGCCCAACAAGCGTACGACCAGGCACAGGAGTCCAGCTCGGCCTCGGGCGAATTTAGCGAGTCTGGAAAAGCACCCCCGTATGTTCTCATTATCGACGAGATCAATCGCGGGAATCTCGCCCAAGTGTTCGGAGAAGTCATCACGTTACTTGAGGCGGACAAACGTGGGAGCTTTGAAGTTTCATTGGCTCACTCAGGTAAACAGTTCTCGCTGCCGCCTAATCTATACGTGATCGGAACCATGAACACAGCCGACCAGTCGATCGCGCTGGTGGATACAGCGCTTCGCCGGCGCTTCCGGTTCGTGGATTTCCCCCCGGATCTCGATGTAATCTGGCAGGAATACAACATGGAGGCGAACACACCGACCGCTGCAGTGATGCAGCCAGGCGCTGCAGGCTCTCGCAGAGAACAATTGTTGGGCGCGAGTGTAGAGGCGATATCGGAGCTTAATAAGCGGATTCTGCATGCACCCGAGCTTGGGAAAGGCAAGCAGCTCGGTCATACCTACTTGCTCGGACATGATTCAGCAATAGACGTTGTCGACGCATGGCGGTACGATATCCTTCCGCAACTGGAGGAGTACTATTTCGGCCAATTCGACCGGCTTCAGAACGACCTCCTCACGGAAACCGGCGAACGCCTCATCGACTGGGAAACAGAACAGATTCGGTCATTCGATGGCGAGTCGTTGTATATCGCGCTATGCCAGATTGCGCGAATCACCGATCCGACCCCGCTTATTGATGCATCAGAGGTCGTCGTATCTGACGGAGACGGTACATCGGTCGAGGGTCAGGATTCCTGGGCTGCCGGCGAGAAGACTCAAGAGGCATTTCGAGAGCGCATACGAAGCAATTTAGATTCGGAAGCAGCAGAACGGGTCGAACGGCTGTTGGACGTCGGTGAGGACCTTGGATGGGTTGATACTGGCCGGGGAGATCAATTCCCAACCGCCCAGCTCAAAACCGACGACATCGATCCTGGTGTCGGCGTGATTCAACTCAATCAGGACGGCGAAATCGATTTCCGATGGGACTGGCTTTCGGGTCGCGAAGAGAATTCGCTTACTCCTGAATTCATAGATGATGCTGCATCCGTATTTGATGAGATTGACGGGTATGCACACACATGGAGTCCTGTTGAGGATGAGTTCGAATCACCGACGCTCGATGTCGCCACGTTAACCGACGAAGAGATGGACGCATTGGTTGAGGGGCTCCAGTCCTTCGCTCAACAGGCGGCAAACCAAGATGAGTGA
- a CDS encoding AAA family ATPase: MKLLNTVLSVIIFLGIFATIEYVTYRVMERDHKKRSIYRLFFMIGWSALALIHMWVVAPWLNLPPTAVVALGLGILIVFVAGGIGLPVFKSVDAIGLYPFALVYEIFVVLLLSAEAVSWAASSLPVPQFRFFSAVVPADVLIQAALGLVVSASIVSALYYNPRGENGYYYATGRHVTPNVDYDKFRQIQRESETGRDEPDSSNVTSSDKTQRHSQTSRVPAKAATDEFEYDWMNSEIGFNDVGGYYEVKQRLTDEVVQPIHAATQGDERFDRFGIEPSRGILLHGPPGTGKTLFARALAGELAVPFVELGPADITSKWINEGPQRVRQLFEEAESVGPCVIFLDEAEHLLGGRDVGAGGAHAEDRKITSELLVHLTADDRTAIVVGATNRPEDIDPAILRPGRLATHIEIGLPEEESRHSIFQSKLQGVPHELSGDSFADLARRSRGLSGADIEEVVTKAKRNAATRDADRVSLEDFPSIKDLDVTSRSSSTNRTPQVGSGDVDWTDSASDDDSAVGFQ, from the coding sequence ATGAAACTCCTCAACACCGTACTCTCCGTCATCATCTTCCTCGGTATATTCGCCACCATCGAGTACGTGACCTACCGAGTAATGGAGCGTGATCACAAGAAGCGGAGCATATACCGGCTGTTCTTTATGATTGGTTGGTCGGCGTTGGCGCTTATTCATATGTGGGTGGTCGCTCCCTGGCTCAATCTCCCTCCAACCGCTGTAGTCGCACTCGGGCTCGGGATTTTGATTGTCTTTGTCGCAGGGGGGATTGGCCTCCCCGTGTTCAAGTCAGTGGATGCCATCGGACTCTATCCATTCGCGTTGGTGTATGAGATATTCGTCGTCCTGTTGCTTTCCGCAGAGGCTGTGTCATGGGCTGCTTCTTCTCTTCCAGTTCCTCAGTTTAGATTCTTCTCGGCAGTCGTTCCAGCTGACGTTCTGATACAGGCGGCTCTCGGATTGGTTGTTTCTGCCTCGATCGTCTCGGCGTTGTACTACAATCCCCGAGGAGAAAACGGGTACTACTACGCTACTGGCCGTCATGTAACGCCGAACGTCGATTACGACAAGTTCAGACAGATCCAGCGAGAAAGTGAGACAGGTCGGGATGAGCCGGACTCGTCGAATGTTACCAGCTCAGACAAGACTCAACGTCACTCCCAGACCTCCAGAGTACCAGCGAAAGCAGCTACCGACGAATTCGAGTACGACTGGATGAACTCAGAGATTGGCTTCAACGACGTTGGGGGCTACTACGAAGTCAAGCAGCGGCTCACAGACGAGGTTGTACAGCCAATTCATGCAGCGACCCAGGGTGACGAACGCTTCGACCGTTTCGGTATCGAGCCGTCACGAGGGATTCTCCTCCACGGACCGCCAGGAACTGGGAAGACTCTGTTTGCTCGAGCGCTAGCAGGAGAACTCGCTGTCCCGTTCGTCGAGTTAGGCCCTGCTGACATCACGAGTAAATGGATCAACGAGGGGCCACAACGAGTTCGCCAGTTGTTCGAAGAAGCTGAATCGGTCGGCCCTTGTGTGATCTTCCTCGACGAGGCCGAACATCTCCTCGGCGGTCGCGATGTCGGCGCCGGCGGAGCTCACGCTGAAGACCGGAAGATTACGAGCGAACTTCTGGTTCACCTCACTGCAGACGATCGAACGGCCATCGTTGTCGGAGCAACGAATCGCCCCGAAGACATCGATCCAGCGATTCTTCGACCAGGACGATTGGCCACGCATATCGAGATTGGTCTTCCCGAAGAGGAGAGTCGTCACTCGATTTTCCAGTCGAAACTGCAGGGGGTTCCACACGAACTCTCGGGTGATAGTTTTGCAGATCTCGCAAGGCGGAGTCGCGGTCTCAGTGGTGCGGATATCGAAGAAGTAGTCACGAAAGCGAAGCGGAATGCGGCGACGCGAGATGCTGACAGGGTTTCTCTAGAAGACTTCCCGAGTATCAAGGACCTCGATGTGACCAGTAGGTCATCCTCCACTAACCGAACTCCACAAGTCGGTTCTGGCGATGTCGACTGGACCGATTCTGCATCAGACGACGATTCTGCCGTCGGGTTCCAGTGA
- a CDS encoding DUF7139 domain-containing protein, which yields MNLQSSVGSGEQSTLDLLNFENVRDGGVIETPTAYTMLVEIEPREWLTLSEERRTSLYISYMTFLRGLQFPTQFLTLTTRFDGDRYLERFIGPNALGAPTGQPTAIPEADDVEAPDEVVKDPATDGGVATAGVTPQPHIDHVADSALLEYGRVAHAEWLDRTIALANVRDRRFFVAVAVMKGEDDEGGRFDAIADALPFGGGAKNVDDEEPYLDEVWARVQRVASQLPRTRVETNILDDRAKVLDVLYQVYRGQEAPISFEHSVFTQPDEKTLTDPATGERLDLEAAFDSADREEALLEPDDDADPRPETTGDLPYGGRVQEEYVEQVDNSRILAWYARAVGPIGRGKNYRSPLSVYAGVGLFAASLLFAVVALGTFLGSGQPGSESYWVVREASFGLAAGSLPIFLLSLAVLLPSSRRASIVGFVGVGVTAVAVYLFSQAYPFQWDSTPTASTAFVVEVYAVGLLLLVVGVGLAVRGRRSVLEHFEEMSEPTDESRDSESPTEEADV from the coding sequence ATGAATCTCCAGAGTAGCGTGGGCAGTGGCGAGCAGTCGACGCTTGACCTGCTCAACTTCGAGAACGTCCGAGATGGCGGCGTTATCGAAACGCCCACAGCGTACACGATGCTCGTCGAGATCGAGCCCCGTGAGTGGCTGACGCTCTCCGAAGAGCGACGGACCAGCCTGTACATCTCGTACATGACGTTCCTCCGGGGACTGCAGTTCCCGACACAGTTCCTGACGCTGACGACCCGGTTCGACGGCGACCGCTACCTCGAACGCTTCATCGGCCCGAATGCACTGGGCGCACCAACGGGACAACCGACAGCCATCCCGGAAGCGGACGATGTTGAGGCCCCGGACGAGGTCGTCAAGGACCCCGCCACTGACGGCGGCGTCGCTACGGCGGGCGTAACTCCACAGCCACACATCGACCACGTCGCTGACTCGGCGCTCCTCGAATACGGACGCGTTGCTCACGCGGAGTGGCTGGACCGAACGATTGCGCTCGCGAACGTCCGAGATCGTCGATTCTTCGTTGCCGTCGCGGTCATGAAGGGAGAAGACGACGAGGGCGGTCGATTCGACGCGATTGCGGATGCACTCCCGTTCGGAGGCGGTGCGAAGAACGTCGATGACGAAGAGCCGTATCTCGACGAGGTCTGGGCTCGCGTTCAGCGAGTCGCCTCACAGCTCCCTCGGACTCGCGTCGAAACCAATATCCTCGATGACAGAGCGAAGGTTCTCGACGTCCTTTACCAGGTCTATCGAGGACAGGAGGCTCCGATCTCCTTCGAGCATAGCGTCTTCACCCAACCCGATGAGAAGACGCTGACCGATCCAGCGACTGGTGAGCGGTTAGATCTGGAAGCGGCGTTTGACAGCGCCGATCGAGAAGAGGCGCTGCTCGAACCAGATGATGACGCGGATCCGCGTCCGGAGACAACGGGTGACCTCCCGTATGGTGGTCGGGTCCAAGAGGAGTACGTCGAACAGGTCGACAACTCACGGATTCTCGCGTGGTACGCCAGAGCCGTCGGTCCCATCGGTCGAGGGAAAAACTACCGCTCGCCGCTGTCGGTGTACGCTGGCGTGGGGTTGTTCGCTGCGAGCCTCCTGTTCGCAGTGGTCGCGCTCGGGACGTTCCTCGGGAGCGGTCAGCCGGGATCGGAGTCCTACTGGGTCGTCCGCGAGGCCTCGTTCGGACTTGCAGCGGGAAGCCTCCCGATCTTCCTGCTGAGTCTTGCTGTCCTGCTTCCATCGAGCCGGCGTGCGTCCATCGTGGGCTTCGTCGGCGTCGGCGTGACCGCTGTGGCAGTCTACCTGTTCAGCCAGGCGTATCCCTTCCAGTGGGATAGTACGCCGACGGCGTCGACGGCGTTCGTCGTCGAGGTGTATGCAGTCGGGTTGCTCCTCCTCGTCGTCGGTGTCGGCCTCGCCGTGCGCGGTCGCAGAAGCGTTCTCGAACATTTCGAGGAGATGAGTGAGCCGACAGACGAGAGTCGAGACAGCGAATCTCCGACGGAGGAAGCAGATGTCTGA